In Alkalihalobacillus sp. FSL W8-0930, a single window of DNA contains:
- the spxA gene encoding transcriptional regulator SpxA encodes MVTLLTSPSCTSCRKAKAWLEEHDIPFEERNIFSSPLSVDEVKEVIRMTEDGTDEIISTRSKVFQELNVEVENLSLQTLFTIISENPGLLRRPIIFDEKRLQVGYNEAEIRRFLPRKVRTFQLQEAQRLVN; translated from the coding sequence ATGGTCACATTGTTAACTTCACCAAGCTGTACATCTTGTCGTAAAGCAAAAGCATGGTTAGAGGAGCATGACATTCCGTTTGAGGAACGTAATATTTTTTCTTCACCGCTTTCAGTGGACGAGGTTAAAGAAGTGATTCGAATGACTGAGGATGGAACAGATGAGATCATTTCAACTCGTTCCAAAGTTTTTCAAGAGCTTAATGTTGAGGTTGAAAACCTTTCATTACAAACTCTTTTTACAATTATTAGTGAAAATCCAGGTCTATTACGTCGACCAATTATTTTCGATGAAAAGCGTCTTCAAGTGGGTTATAACGAAGCTGAGATTCGTCGCTTCTTACCTAGAAAAGTTCGTACATTCCAATTACAAGAAGCGCAGCGACTTGTTAATTAA
- a CDS encoding GNAT family N-acetyltransferase yields MSWYEKLSKYFPVEEMKSKEHMELLLKEKADIYHKDESENHVIMYVETDDFVFVDYLFVSKDARGQGLGKQLLDKLKRKNKPIILEVEPVDYEDTDTVKRNRFYSREGFTHAQSVGYRKKSLATNTVNELEILYWSPTDETEHSIYEKMKHTYENIHTYKDQDLYGESYDAVDQAVTYNKDEKAVD; encoded by the coding sequence ATGAGCTGGTATGAAAAACTTAGTAAGTATTTTCCGGTTGAAGAGATGAAGTCAAAAGAACATATGGAACTGCTGTTAAAAGAAAAAGCAGATATTTACCATAAAGATGAAAGCGAAAACCATGTTATTATGTATGTAGAAACAGATGACTTTGTTTTTGTTGATTACTTGTTCGTATCTAAGGATGCACGTGGTCAAGGGTTAGGAAAGCAATTACTCGATAAGCTTAAGCGTAAGAATAAACCCATTATTTTAGAAGTTGAACCGGTTGATTATGAAGATACAGATACTGTGAAAAGGAATCGATTTTATTCTAGGGAAGGGTTTACTCATGCCCAGTCTGTAGGGTACCGTAAGAAGTCATTAGCAACGAACACAGTGAATGAGCTTGAGATCTTGTACTGGTCACCCACAGATGAAACAGAGCATAGTATTTATGAGAAAATGAAACACACGTACGAAAACATCCATACGTATAAAGACCAAGATCTGTACGGAGAATCTTACGATGCAGTGGATCAGGCTGTTACGTACAATAAGGATGAAAAAGCAGTAGATTAA
- a CDS encoding putative glycoside hydrolase yields the protein MRINLETKGCGKMWKQAVSVFAMGLAVVGISHTAHAEDESGNGAKELAQKVTELKSYNLPDRLARFVHSSNRQFSYPEDGVKGIYVTGNSAGGERFNTLVDMVNDTELNSMVIDIKEDNGHLTYRPDEDSPFYDIAHNYISDPEKMFDVLEENNIYPIARVVVFKDSVLAEEKPEWSFKENGKVWKNGRGEAFVNPFLEEVWEYNVDIAEEAAKMGFQEIQFDYVRFPEGFEKRDEDLEYSTGKYEGGDGDNIHRRVNAVNDFVAYAKEELSAYDVDVSVDIFGYAATVEYAPGIGQSFLGISDNVDVISSMIYPSHWTSYFGIDKPDLYPYEMSKEYAKVENELLSELEDGPVSRPWLQDFTASYLPSGEWQTYGKEQVEDQIRGLKEEGITEFLLWNAGNTYSQGVNYSP from the coding sequence ATGAGGATTAATCTAGAAACGAAGGGTTGTGGCAAGATGTGGAAGCAAGCAGTATCCGTTTTTGCAATGGGACTTGCTGTTGTGGGAATAAGCCACACGGCGCATGCTGAAGACGAGTCAGGGAATGGAGCAAAAGAACTTGCTCAAAAGGTAACTGAACTGAAAAGCTACAATTTGCCTGATCGATTGGCACGCTTTGTACACTCATCAAATAGGCAATTTAGTTATCCAGAGGATGGAGTAAAAGGAATTTATGTTACGGGTAATTCAGCTGGTGGGGAACGATTCAATACGCTTGTAGACATGGTAAATGATACAGAATTAAATTCTATGGTTATTGACATTAAAGAAGATAATGGACATCTTACATACCGTCCGGACGAAGATTCTCCCTTCTATGATATCGCACATAATTACATAAGTGATCCTGAAAAAATGTTTGACGTATTAGAAGAAAATAACATATATCCAATTGCACGTGTTGTTGTGTTTAAGGATTCCGTTTTGGCAGAAGAGAAACCGGAATGGTCGTTTAAAGAAAACGGAAAGGTTTGGAAGAACGGGCGTGGTGAAGCTTTTGTTAATCCATTCCTTGAAGAAGTCTGGGAATATAACGTTGATATTGCTGAAGAGGCTGCAAAAATGGGTTTCCAAGAAATTCAGTTTGACTATGTTCGCTTCCCAGAGGGATTTGAGAAACGCGATGAGGATCTTGAATATTCAACTGGTAAATACGAAGGTGGAGATGGAGATAACATTCACCGCCGTGTTAACGCGGTCAATGACTTTGTTGCATATGCAAAAGAAGAGTTAAGCGCATATGATGTGGATGTATCGGTTGATATTTTTGGATATGCAGCGACTGTAGAGTATGCACCTGGAATCGGACAAAGCTTCTTGGGCATTTCTGATAACGTTGACGTTATTTCTTCTATGATTTATCCGAGTCATTGGACCTCATACTTTGGAATTGATAAGCCAGACCTTTACCCATATGAAATGTCAAAAGAGTACGCTAAAGTTGAAAATGAGCTTCTTTCCGAGCTTGAAGACGGACCAGTCTCTAGACCGTGGCTTCAAGACTTTACGGCAAGCTACTTACCATCTGGAGAATGGCAAACATATGGTAAAGAGCAGGTTGAAGATCAAATTCGAGGTCTAAAAGAAGAAGGAATTACTGAATTTCTTCTATGGAATGCTGGGAACACCTATTCACAAGGCGTAAATTATTCTCCTTAA
- a CDS encoding hemolysin III family protein, giving the protein MATTHVFSKDEELANAITHGIGAVISIACLTLLIVFASLYGNAWHIVSFSIYGTSMLLLYASSTLVHSFPPGKAKDLFEILDHSAIYLFIAGTYTPILFIVVQGALGWTLFGIVWGIATLGIVFKIFFVKKFLVISTIFYLLMGWMALFAIKPIVLTLPIQGTLFLVGGGILYSLGTIFYIWRGFKFHHAVWHLFVLGGTVLHFFLVIMYILPIQ; this is encoded by the coding sequence TTGGCAACTACACATGTTTTTTCAAAAGACGAAGAACTCGCTAATGCGATTACTCATGGGATTGGTGCAGTGATTAGTATTGCTTGCTTGACGTTATTAATTGTTTTTGCGAGTTTGTATGGGAACGCGTGGCACATTGTTAGCTTCTCCATCTATGGAACTTCAATGCTCCTATTATATGCATCCTCAACTCTTGTGCACAGTTTTCCGCCCGGTAAAGCCAAGGACCTCTTTGAGATTCTTGATCATTCAGCGATCTATCTTTTTATCGCAGGTACCTATACACCTATTTTGTTTATCGTTGTTCAAGGAGCCTTAGGGTGGACGTTGTTTGGAATCGTTTGGGGTATTGCGACGCTTGGTATTGTATTCAAGATTTTCTTCGTAAAAAAATTCTTAGTGATTTCAACAATCTTCTATCTACTTATGGGATGGATGGCGCTGTTTGCTATCAAACCAATCGTTTTAACACTACCAATTCAAGGAACCCTATTCTTAGTTGGTGGAGGTATTTTGTACAGCTTAGGAACCATCTTCTATATATGGAGAGGATTTAAATTTCATCATGCAGTTTGGCATTTATTTGTGCTAGGTGGGACGGTGCTTCACTTCTTTTTAGTGATTATGTACATTTTACCTATCCAGTGA
- a CDS encoding HD domain-containing protein, which produces MRDVTLVQIFDHPITQKYVKRSGMAHAIACAYHAFKLAKEYHVNPDLAVKAALLHDIGHYTWYRNGKWDYSLYKENDIHAIKGAERAHKLLIRLGEHPKAAKEISLAVLLHTDSYLPKGELHLKPLQKVVNLADEADEEPSGGHHYRMIDDDKARKMLAKLDQMVEDELKHVKKKGED; this is translated from the coding sequence ATGAGAGATGTAACGCTTGTCCAAATCTTTGATCACCCCATCACACAAAAATACGTGAAACGATCAGGCATGGCCCACGCTATTGCTTGTGCCTATCATGCGTTTAAGCTAGCTAAAGAGTACCATGTAAATCCTGATTTAGCAGTGAAAGCTGCGCTTTTACATGATATTGGTCATTATACTTGGTATCGTAACGGCAAGTGGGACTATTCCCTATATAAAGAAAACGATATTCATGCGATAAAAGGCGCAGAGCGCGCACATAAATTACTCATTCGATTAGGTGAGCACCCTAAAGCCGCAAAAGAAATTTCTTTAGCTGTCCTGTTGCATACAGATTCGTACCTACCCAAAGGTGAGCTTCACCTTAAACCATTACAAAAGGTCGTGAACCTTGCAGATGAAGCGGACGAAGAGCCGAGTGGTGGTCATCATTATCGAATGATCGATGATGACAAAGCGAGAAAGATGCTCGCTAAACTTGATCAAATGGTCGAAGACGAATTAAAGCATGTGAAGAAAAAGGGCGAGGATTAA
- a CDS encoding TlpA disulfide reductase family protein, whose amino-acid sequence MNQRTLLYLLTLFLLLTVYPMSAHQAVAAEKPLNQIETKSLSGQAKTLEEYKGRKVVVHFFATWCQPCQEEMPDVVDFSKKLDQEGIGFVPIHLTKVDPDLEELLAFLNHYQAPFDPWLDQTGEWMNEYHIVGIPTTIFLDEGGKEVQRINGMLPPDIASAYIKANKKGD is encoded by the coding sequence ATGAACCAAAGAACATTACTTTACCTGCTTACACTATTTCTCCTTCTAACGGTCTATCCAATGTCTGCTCACCAAGCTGTGGCTGCTGAAAAGCCTTTAAATCAAATTGAAACAAAAAGTTTATCGGGACAAGCCAAAACATTAGAAGAATATAAAGGTCGAAAAGTGGTTGTTCATTTCTTTGCTACGTGGTGTCAACCGTGCCAAGAAGAGATGCCTGACGTCGTTGATTTTTCCAAAAAACTTGATCAGGAAGGAATTGGATTTGTACCAATCCATCTTACAAAAGTAGACCCTGATCTAGAGGAGCTTCTAGCATTTTTAAATCATTATCAAGCACCATTTGATCCTTGGCTTGATCAAACTGGGGAGTGGATGAACGAATATCATATTGTGGGTATTCCGACTACGATCTTTTTAGACGAGGGAGGAAAAGAAGTTCAACGAATCAATGGAATGCTTCCTCCTGACATTGCTTCTGCGTACATTAAGGCAAACAAAAAAGGCGATTAA
- a CDS encoding glycosyltransferase — protein MVKIKAQPLILHASIGYGHTKTANVLANEIDRLTHYKSEVLDLFDSLPVWQQRMIRKGYFNMISTTPVLWDICYRYTSKSKKGDRLFESLARNLFHSVGHKILECHRPFILSTHVLITRLLATWMKWSTKKIPLYHISTDFKLHRLAIHPQVSGYFLSGLEPVSSHMGVPSSYHSYGIPIEYSTGRLANKEMVKERLGLPKGKLIIMIAGGGEGIARYEEIIHAFKHMSQVHILCFTGMNQRVSLKLKHVGDSQNVKVIPFTNEFSTYVGVSDILVTKAGGLTLAHAITETTPIVIYQPLPGQEWENALLLHEKKAAILALNKVQLHKAIHTLLFNQKERSAYLKQANVLGKPNATNHIIQQIILETHGHEPLCAHVDAEPIAEYL, from the coding sequence TTGGTCAAGATAAAGGCACAGCCCTTAATACTTCATGCCTCAATCGGTTATGGTCATACCAAAACAGCCAATGTTCTCGCAAATGAAATCGATCGCCTCACTCATTATAAATCTGAAGTATTGGATCTATTCGATAGTCTTCCAGTGTGGCAACAAAGAATGATACGAAAAGGCTACTTTAACATGATATCTACTACACCTGTTCTGTGGGACATATGTTATCGCTATACGTCCAAGTCAAAGAAAGGGGATCGATTGTTTGAGAGTCTGGCTAGAAACCTCTTCCATTCGGTTGGGCATAAGATTCTCGAGTGTCATCGTCCTTTTATTCTTTCTACTCACGTTCTAATCACAAGATTACTTGCAACTTGGATGAAATGGTCGACCAAAAAGATTCCACTTTACCATATAAGCACTGATTTTAAGTTGCACCGTCTAGCAATCCATCCACAGGTCTCAGGATATTTTCTATCTGGATTAGAACCAGTTTCCTCACACATGGGTGTACCTTCTTCCTACCATTCATATGGCATTCCCATTGAATACTCAACGGGGCGCCTAGCAAACAAAGAGATGGTGAAAGAACGGTTAGGTCTACCAAAAGGAAAACTGATTATTATGATTGCAGGTGGGGGAGAAGGGATAGCAAGGTACGAAGAAATTATCCATGCATTTAAACATATGTCACAGGTTCATATTCTTTGTTTTACAGGCATGAATCAACGGGTTTCTCTAAAGTTGAAGCATGTTGGGGACAGCCAAAACGTAAAGGTCATTCCGTTTACAAATGAGTTTTCAACGTATGTAGGTGTCTCAGACATACTTGTCACAAAAGCGGGAGGCCTTACACTTGCACATGCAATAACTGAAACAACACCTATTGTCATCTATCAGCCCTTACCAGGACAGGAATGGGAGAATGCACTCCTTTTACATGAGAAGAAGGCTGCGATATTGGCTTTAAACAAAGTTCAGCTTCATAAAGCGATCCATACGTTATTATTCAATCAAAAAGAAAGAAGCGCATATCTTAAACAAGCTAACGTTCTTGGTAAGCCAAACGCCACAAATCATATCATTCAACAAATTATCCTTGAGACGCACGGTCACGAGCCACTTTGCGCTCACGTTGACGCAGAACCCATAGCAGAATATTTATAA
- the trpS gene encoding tryptophan--tRNA ligase, producing MKTVFSGIQPSGTVTLGNYLGAMKHFVDMQEDNQCYFCIVDQHAITQPQERLKLRENIRSLAALYVAVGLDPKKAVLFVQSEVPAHAQLGWMMQCVSYIGELERMTQFKDKSSGKEAVSASLLTYPPLMAADILLYGTNVVPVGEDQKQHLELTRNLAERFNKKYNDIFTVPEVKIPKEGARIMSLTDPTSKMSKSNPNPKSYISILDEPQTIRKKIKSAVTDTEGTVRYDKEQKPGVANLLTIYSSITGESIAALEERYEGKGYGDFKADVAEVVVNALTPIQEKHHELITSDELDSILDDGASRANTQAVRMLHKAERAMGLGRRTR from the coding sequence ATGAAAACCGTTTTTTCTGGAATACAACCTAGTGGAACTGTTACATTAGGAAATTACCTAGGAGCGATGAAACACTTTGTCGATATGCAGGAAGATAATCAGTGTTACTTTTGTATCGTAGATCAACACGCCATCACTCAACCGCAAGAACGTTTAAAGCTTAGAGAGAACATTCGTAGTCTCGCTGCTTTATACGTTGCTGTTGGGCTTGATCCTAAGAAGGCCGTTTTGTTTGTTCAATCTGAAGTGCCTGCACATGCTCAATTAGGATGGATGATGCAATGTGTTTCATATATTGGTGAACTTGAGCGAATGACTCAATTTAAAGACAAGTCTTCAGGGAAAGAAGCTGTATCTGCTTCACTTCTTACTTACCCTCCTCTAATGGCAGCGGACATTCTTCTTTATGGAACAAACGTTGTACCTGTTGGAGAAGATCAAAAACAACATTTAGAGCTTACACGTAATCTAGCCGAACGATTTAATAAGAAATACAATGATATATTTACAGTGCCAGAAGTGAAAATCCCTAAAGAAGGCGCTCGTATTATGTCACTAACGGATCCAACGAGTAAAATGAGTAAATCGAACCCTAATCCTAAAAGCTACATTTCAATTTTGGATGAACCACAAACCATTCGTAAAAAAATCAAGAGTGCCGTCACCGATACGGAAGGAACGGTACGCTATGATAAAGAACAAAAACCAGGTGTTGCGAATCTGTTAACGATCTATTCTTCAATTACGGGTGAGTCTATTGCTGCTCTTGAAGAACGTTACGAAGGCAAGGGATATGGTGATTTTAAAGCGGATGTTGCTGAGGTTGTAGTGAATGCTTTAACGCCAATTCAGGAAAAACACCATGAGCTCATCACGTCAGATGAATTAGATTCTATCTTAGATGACGGTGCCTCACGAGCGAATACCCAAGCCGTCCGCATGCTTCACAAAGCAGAACGCGCAATGGGACTTGGCCGTCGTACGAGATAA
- a CDS encoding YjbA family protein, which yields MVVMRDVWINWFEGEENGYNVCDFVEWRPSDRVEVLDQAILVKVTDSLMDYLENDLAELPEALLQEVYQKSYLRKNMSRIQLDYCFIASDGRRIIAVDTAGFQTPIRKSRLTPRQQQLVYEHLENGEWKVFELEHPPLQKDYHILSPSPREMVGLTRKERQLKLLLHMVLDELNQSGTDAEVRYWYTEWKPEAYEQIQCMQRHEAWNHFMNEVLIGWTSRHVELCEAMIKGQPFFEKLWEQEHPESVK from the coding sequence ATGGTCGTCATGCGTGATGTATGGATTAACTGGTTTGAAGGGGAAGAGAACGGATATAATGTGTGTGATTTTGTAGAATGGCGTCCGAGTGATCGGGTAGAGGTGCTGGACCAGGCTATATTAGTAAAGGTCACCGATTCACTCATGGATTATCTTGAAAATGACTTAGCCGAATTACCAGAAGCATTGCTACAGGAAGTGTACCAAAAAAGCTACCTACGAAAAAATATGTCAAGAATTCAACTGGATTATTGCTTTATTGCTTCAGATGGGAGACGTATTATAGCTGTTGATACCGCTGGATTTCAAACACCAATAAGAAAAAGTCGTCTAACACCTAGACAGCAACAGCTTGTTTATGAGCATTTAGAAAATGGGGAGTGGAAGGTATTTGAGCTTGAACATCCACCCCTTCAAAAAGACTATCATATTCTATCTCCATCTCCTCGGGAAATGGTTGGATTGACTCGTAAGGAAAGACAGTTAAAGCTTCTTCTTCATATGGTATTAGATGAATTGAATCAATCAGGGACAGATGCTGAGGTGAGGTACTGGTATACAGAGTGGAAGCCGGAAGCCTACGAGCAAATCCAATGCATGCAGCGACACGAAGCCTGGAATCATTTTATGAATGAAGTCTTAATCGGCTGGACAAGTCGTCATGTTGAATTGTGCGAAGCAATGATAAAAGGGCAGCCATTTTTCGAGAAGCTGTGGGAGCAAGAGCACCCTGAAAGCGTAAAATAA
- a CDS encoding DUF2268 domain-containing putative Zn-dependent protease (predicted Zn-dependent protease with a strongly conserved HExxH motif), with product MSVVRTDKWINYFLQDLQIRNSQLNVYQAQKKWFVDPLTKWFEGDIAEQLHPFLVEQGLFLASEQDLADLEDLASRPIWETVQSQFLQLKKLWGGPDLPIYLLPVNKGIKDPSKKAGISFPFALFLFVGTHLSDQEIQSLVVHEYHHAVRLMHTNETEESITLLESMFMEGLAERAVLEYVGREQLAPWTSLYDDQFEKKWVKKWVTPNLERKGRSAHRKYLYGDARLKIPSLLGYYVGYQLAKAAHLKRPAWKTTDWLTFKGAESQVFLKEVLKSMSFAE from the coding sequence TTGAGCGTAGTCCGGACGGACAAATGGATCAACTATTTTTTGCAAGATTTACAGATAAGGAATTCACAACTAAATGTGTATCAGGCTCAGAAAAAGTGGTTTGTAGACCCTTTAACGAAATGGTTTGAGGGTGACATTGCCGAACAGCTTCATCCCTTTTTAGTAGAACAAGGGTTGTTTTTAGCTTCAGAGCAAGATCTGGCGGATTTAGAGGATTTAGCTTCTAGACCAATCTGGGAAACTGTTCAGTCTCAATTTTTACAATTAAAGAAGCTATGGGGCGGACCAGATTTGCCTATTTACCTTCTCCCAGTTAATAAAGGAATAAAGGACCCTTCTAAAAAAGCAGGAATCAGTTTTCCGTTTGCTCTTTTTTTATTTGTTGGGACCCATCTGAGCGATCAAGAGATTCAATCTCTAGTTGTTCATGAATATCATCATGCTGTTAGATTGATGCATACAAATGAGACAGAGGAATCCATTACCTTACTCGAATCCATGTTTATGGAGGGGCTAGCTGAGCGTGCAGTACTTGAATATGTAGGGAGGGAGCAGCTTGCTCCATGGACTTCACTATATGATGACCAATTTGAAAAGAAGTGGGTCAAAAAATGGGTGACTCCAAATCTTGAACGAAAAGGCCGATCTGCGCACAGAAAGTATTTGTATGGAGATGCAAGATTAAAGATTCCGTCTTTACTTGGCTATTATGTTGGGTATCAGCTGGCAAAGGCCGCTCATCTAAAAAGACCTGCTTGGAAAACAACGGATTGGTTAACGTTTAAAGGGGCAGAGAGTCAGGTGTTTCTGAAAGAAGTTTTAAAGAGTATGAGTTTCGCGGAATAA
- a CDS encoding GTP pyrophosphokinase family protein, translating into MANLDIKNLQSFKVELTRFMMTYKFALDEMNTKIKILQEEFEYVHEHNPIEHIKCRLKSPESIFKKVIRKNCQPSLESIKAHIKDIAGIRITCSFLSDIYTLSEMLQNQSDIRVLEVKDYIKHPKDNGYQSLHLILELPVFMTDRTEYVCMEVQIRTIAMDFWASLEHKIYYKYESDVPKHLLQELKEAADSAAALDRKMEGIHNEIDTIKKRKKVYDENHKLQIKDQTFELPADLLKLLETKDE; encoded by the coding sequence ATGGCTAATTTGGATATAAAGAACCTTCAGTCTTTTAAAGTAGAACTCACACGATTCATGATGACTTATAAATTTGCACTCGATGAAATGAATACGAAGATCAAAATATTGCAGGAGGAGTTTGAATATGTTCATGAACACAATCCAATTGAACATATTAAATGCAGACTCAAATCACCTGAAAGTATCTTTAAGAAGGTCATTCGTAAAAATTGTCAGCCTTCTCTTGAGAGCATTAAAGCTCATATAAAGGATATTGCCGGTATCCGCATAACATGTTCGTTTCTTTCAGATATCTATACACTTTCTGAAATGCTTCAAAATCAAAGTGATATCCGAGTGCTTGAAGTAAAAGATTACATAAAGCATCCAAAAGACAACGGATATCAGAGTCTTCACTTAATATTGGAACTTCCTGTTTTTATGACTGACCGTACTGAATATGTATGTATGGAGGTTCAAATCCGTACGATTGCGATGGATTTTTGGGCAAGCCTCGAGCACAAGATCTATTACAAATATGAATCTGATGTACCTAAGCACCTTCTGCAGGAATTAAAAGAAGCAGCTGATTCAGCGGCAGCACTCGATCGAAAAATGGAAGGAATCCATAATGAAATTGATACGATTAAGAAACGCAAAAAAGTCTATGATGAGAATCATAAACTTCAAATTAAAGATCAAACCTTTGAGCTACCTGCCGACCTACTGAAGCTACTTGAAACAAAAGATGAATAA
- the coaA gene encoding type I pantothenate kinase, with the protein MLTKTTPTTTDAYTSFTRSEWSSLAYQASVSLTDEERTQLQGINETVSPDEVEQIYVPLSELLYMHTTHAVHLHNDQNRFFHRETKKVPFVIGIAGSVSVGKSTTARLIQALISRWPNRPKVELVTTDGFLYPNKILEERGLMKRKGFPESYDIRKLVRFLSDIKSGRKSTEVPLYSHLTYDVLSEKSQPIDEPDVVIVEGINVLQVNKKDRRISPVFVSDFFDYSIYVDADEENIIKWYIDRFKVLQHTAFQDPNSFFHRYRHLSEAEAEEVALSIWKSINGVNLEKNIRPTRYRADMILTKGTCHRVEQVQVKKS; encoded by the coding sequence ATGTTAACTAAAACGACACCGACAACAACAGATGCGTACACAAGTTTTACCAGAAGCGAATGGTCTTCGCTTGCGTATCAAGCCTCTGTGAGTCTTACAGACGAGGAACGAACTCAATTACAAGGAATTAATGAAACCGTCTCGCCCGATGAAGTCGAACAAATATATGTCCCTTTATCGGAACTATTATATATGCATACCACTCATGCCGTTCATCTGCATAATGATCAAAACCGTTTCTTTCATAGAGAAACAAAGAAAGTTCCTTTTGTCATTGGTATTGCAGGCAGTGTATCTGTCGGTAAAAGTACAACTGCACGTTTAATCCAAGCCCTTATTAGCCGTTGGCCCAATCGTCCAAAAGTTGAACTTGTTACAACGGACGGTTTCCTTTACCCAAATAAGATACTTGAAGAACGTGGATTAATGAAACGAAAGGGCTTCCCCGAAAGCTACGACATTCGGAAGCTGGTTCGCTTTCTCTCTGATATTAAATCGGGTCGCAAAAGCACAGAGGTCCCACTTTACTCTCATCTTACGTATGACGTGTTAAGTGAAAAATCCCAGCCTATCGACGAACCTGATGTTGTCATCGTAGAAGGAATTAATGTTCTTCAAGTAAACAAAAAAGACCGTCGCATCTCACCAGTCTTTGTCTCTGACTTCTTTGACTACTCCATCTACGTGGACGCAGACGAAGAAAACATCATAAAATGGTACATTGATCGCTTTAAAGTGCTTCAACATACAGCATTCCAAGATCCAAACTCCTTCTTCCATCGCTACCGCCACTTAAGCGAAGCTGAAGCTGAGGAAGTAGCCTTATCCATCTGGAAAAGCATTAACGGCGTCAACCTCGAAAAAAAC